One region of Pararhizobium qamdonense genomic DNA includes:
- the traC gene encoding conjugal transfer protein TraC: MKKPSSKIREEIARLQDQLRQAETREAERIGRIALKAGLGEIEIEETELQVVFEEIAGRFRGGKAASTGKRNAGDGRTAGETVTTIETGTAAGSGREA; this comes from the coding sequence ATGAAGAAACCATCATCGAAGATCAGGGAAGAAATCGCCAGATTGCAGGATCAGCTGAGACAAGCCGAGACACGCGAGGCCGAGCGCATCGGCCGGATCGCGCTGAAGGCCGGTCTCGGTGAGATCGAGATCGAGGAGACCGAACTACAGGTGGTGTTCGAGGAGATTGCAGGGCGGTTTCGCGGAGGTAAGGCGGCTTCGACCGGGAAGAGAAATGCCGGTGACGGCAGGACCGCAGGCGAGACAGTCACGACGATCGAGACTGGGACTGCTGCGGGCAGCGGTCGTGAGGCTTGA
- the traD gene encoding type IV conjugative transfer system coupling protein TraD: MARTITTDARKKDTREKIELGGLIVKAGLRYEKRALLLGLLIDAAKRTKGNEAERARLTTIGAEAFGHDGE; encoded by the coding sequence ATGGCCCGTACGATAACGACCGACGCCCGCAAGAAAGACACCCGCGAGAAAATCGAGCTCGGTGGCCTGATCGTCAAAGCAGGACTGCGCTACGAGAAGCGGGCGCTGCTGCTGGGGCTGCTGATTGATGCAGCCAAACGAACCAAAGGCAATGAGGCGGAGCGTGCGCGACTGACCACGATCGGTGCGGAGGCATTCGGTCATGACGGCGAATAG
- the traG gene encoding Ti-type conjugative transfer system protein TraG, with product MTANRLLLSIMPAVIIIAIMFATSGLEHRLAGFGSFAQTKLLLGRAGFALPYVAAAAIGVIALFAVNGSSNIKAAALSVLAGNSAVIVIAVAREAIRLAGIASSLPAGQSVLAYTDPATMVGASASLFGGVFALRVAIKGNAAFAQAGPTRIGGKRAVHGDANWMAMQEAGKLFPDAGGFVVGERYRVDRDSVAAVAFRTDNPQSWGAGGKSPLLCFDGSFGSSHGIVFAGSGGFKTTSVTIPTALKWGSGLVVLDPSSEVAPMVVEHRRKAGRKVIVLDPGDPATGFNALDWIGRFGGTKEEDIVAVATWIMTDNARAASARDDFFRASAMQLLTALIADVCLSGHTDAKDQTLRRVRSNLSEPEPKLRERLTRIYEQSESTFVRENVAVFVNMTPETFSGVYANAVKETHWLSYTNYAALVSGDSFSTDELATGVTDIFIALDLKVLESHPGLARVVIGSFLNAIYNRNGEVAGRTLFLLDEVARLGYLRILETARDAGRKYGISLALIFQSIGQMREAYGGRDASSKWFESASWISFAAINDPETAEYISKRCGDTTVEVDQTNRSSGMKGSSRSRSKQLTRRPLILPHEVLRMRGDEQIVFTAGNAPLRCGRAIWFRRKDMSASVGENRFHRQAIKGSEANETDPAPEN from the coding sequence ATGACGGCGAATAGACTTTTGCTGTCGATCATGCCGGCGGTCATCATCATCGCAATCATGTTCGCGACCTCCGGCCTGGAACACCGGCTCGCGGGCTTTGGATCTTTCGCGCAGACAAAGCTCTTGCTCGGGCGCGCCGGTTTCGCCCTCCCCTACGTTGCGGCAGCCGCAATCGGGGTGATTGCGCTGTTTGCCGTAAATGGATCGTCCAATATCAAGGCAGCCGCACTTAGCGTGCTTGCCGGAAACAGTGCGGTCATCGTCATCGCAGTTGCCCGGGAAGCAATCCGGCTCGCGGGTATCGCCAGCAGCTTGCCAGCGGGACAATCAGTTCTCGCTTATACCGATCCGGCGACGATGGTCGGCGCCAGCGCCTCACTGTTCGGCGGGGTGTTTGCGTTGCGCGTCGCAATCAAAGGCAACGCCGCATTTGCACAGGCCGGACCAACGCGGATCGGTGGGAAACGTGCCGTGCATGGCGATGCCAACTGGATGGCCATGCAGGAGGCCGGAAAACTGTTTCCCGATGCGGGAGGCTTCGTCGTCGGCGAGCGATACCGCGTCGATCGCGACAGTGTCGCGGCCGTGGCGTTCCGTACTGACAATCCGCAGAGCTGGGGTGCCGGCGGCAAGTCGCCGCTGCTCTGCTTCGACGGTTCTTTTGGCTCTTCGCACGGCATCGTCTTTGCCGGGTCGGGCGGTTTCAAGACGACATCCGTGACCATCCCGACTGCGCTCAAATGGGGCAGCGGGCTCGTCGTGCTCGATCCGTCGAGCGAGGTCGCGCCGATGGTCGTTGAGCATCGGCGCAAGGCTGGCCGCAAGGTAATCGTGCTCGATCCCGGCGACCCTGCGACCGGCTTCAATGCCCTCGACTGGATCGGCCGGTTCGGCGGTACCAAGGAAGAGGACATCGTCGCGGTCGCGACATGGATCATGACCGACAATGCACGGGCGGCCTCGGCACGCGACGACTTCTTCCGCGCATCGGCCATGCAGTTGCTGACCGCGCTGATCGCCGATGTCTGCTTGTCCGGGCATACCGACGCAAAAGACCAGACGCTGCGCCGTGTCCGGTCAAACCTCTCCGAGCCTGAGCCGAAACTGCGTGAGCGGCTGACGCGGATTTACGAACAGTCGGAATCCACTTTCGTGCGCGAGAACGTCGCCGTATTCGTCAACATGACGCCGGAGACCTTCAGCGGCGTTTACGCCAATGCGGTCAAGGAGACGCACTGGCTCTCCTATACGAACTATGCCGCCCTCGTGTCCGGCGACAGTTTCTCGACCGACGAGCTGGCAACTGGCGTCACCGATATCTTCATCGCACTTGACCTGAAGGTCCTGGAGTCGCATCCGGGATTGGCACGCGTGGTGATCGGCTCCTTCCTCAATGCGATTTACAATCGCAATGGCGAGGTTGCGGGCCGCACCCTGTTTCTGCTGGATGAGGTGGCGCGCCTTGGCTATTTGCGCATTCTTGAGACGGCCCGTGACGCCGGACGCAAGTACGGCATCAGCCTGGCGCTGATCTTTCAGTCCATCGGGCAAATGCGCGAGGCCTATGGCGGTCGTGACGCCAGCTCGAAATGGTTCGAGTCTGCATCATGGATTTCGTTCGCGGCCATCAACGACCCGGAAACGGCCGAATACATATCCAAGCGATGCGGCGACACCACGGTCGAGGTCGACCAGACGAACCGTTCTTCCGGAATGAAGGGATCGTCACGCTCACGGTCGAAGCAACTCACCCGCCGCCCGCTGATCTTGCCGCACGAAGTGCTGCGCATGCGCGGTGATGAACAGATCGTCTTTACCGCGGGCAATGCACCGCTGCGCTGCGGTCGGGCCATCTGGTTCAGGCGGAAGGATATGAGCGCGTCCGTCGGCGAAAACCGGTTTCACAGGCAAGCCATAAAAGGGTCGGAAGCCAATGAGACGGATCCCGCGCCCGAGAATTAA
- a CDS encoding thermonuclease family protein, which yields MVICLVASAASAQQPKSSSSAFSVCGSGQRITCVVDGDTFWFRGEKIRIADIDTPELSPPRCERERERGLAAKQRLLDILNSGPLSFEIGAREEDRFGRKLRIVYRDRRSVGDILIAEGLARKWEGSRRSWCE from the coding sequence ATGGTCATCTGCCTCGTTGCATCTGCGGCGTCAGCACAGCAGCCGAAGAGCTCGAGCTCAGCGTTTTCAGTTTGCGGAAGCGGGCAACGGATCACCTGCGTGGTGGATGGCGATACCTTCTGGTTTCGAGGTGAAAAGATCCGGATTGCCGACATCGACACGCCGGAGCTCAGCCCGCCGAGATGCGAGCGTGAACGCGAGCGTGGCCTTGCGGCGAAACAGCGTCTGCTCGACATCCTCAATTCGGGTCCACTCTCGTTCGAGATTGGCGCCAGAGAAGAAGACCGCTTTGGCCGAAAGCTCAGGATCGTCTACCGGGACCGGCGATCGGTCGGCGATATTCTCATCGCCGAAGGCTTGGCTCGGAAGTGGGAAGGATCACGCCGGAGCTGGTGCGAATGA
- a CDS encoding WGR domain-containing protein produces the protein MITQPYHLYVERIAPEKNMARFYALAVQPTLFGEVSLVRAWGRIGTRGQQMVHLFDSESQAINLFLDVLREKRKRGYKPKPHVDIKRI, from the coding sequence ATGATCACGCAGCCCTACCACCTCTATGTCGAGCGCATCGCGCCTGAAAAGAACATGGCGCGCTTTTACGCGCTTGCTGTGCAGCCGACATTGTTCGGGGAGGTGTCGCTGGTGCGCGCCTGGGGCCGGATTGGAACGCGCGGGCAGCAGATGGTGCATCTGTTCGACAGCGAAAGCCAGGCCATCAACCTGTTCCTCGACGTCCTTCGCGAAAAGCGCAAACGAGGCTACAAGCCGAAACCACATGTGGACATCAAGCGGATCTGA
- a CDS encoding HU family DNA-binding protein, whose protein sequence is MTTTNEIADKIATDNGLTKVQAKGIVEAVFQAIADAAGSDAETSIPGLGKFKVKASPEREGRNPATGEKMTVAASKKLTFAPAKALKDALNK, encoded by the coding sequence ATGACCACCACCAATGAAATTGCCGACAAGATCGCAACCGACAATGGCCTGACGAAGGTTCAGGCCAAAGGCATTGTCGAGGCCGTGTTCCAGGCCATCGCCGATGCCGCAGGCTCCGACGCAGAAACCTCGATCCCTGGCTTGGGCAAATTTAAAGTGAAGGCTTCGCCCGAGCGCGAGGGTCGCAATCCTGCGACCGGAGAGAAGATGACGGTGGCGGCTTCGAAGAAACTGACCTTTGCGCCTGCCAAGGCGCTCAAGGATGCACTGAACAAGTGA
- a CDS encoding DUF736 domain-containing protein, protein MATIGSFTTSSNGFSGTIKTLNLNVKATIRAVERTSEKGPDYRILAGATVEFGAAWKKTSNEGRDYLSVKLDDPSFPAPIYATLIEVEGEEGLSLIWSRSNRD, encoded by the coding sequence ATGGCAACCATCGGCTCTTTCACCACTTCCAGCAACGGCTTCTCCGGCACCATCAAAACGCTCAACCTCAACGTCAAGGCAACCATCCGCGCCGTCGAGCGCACTTCCGAAAAGGGCCCTGACTACCGCATCCTCGCCGGGGCTACGGTCGAATTCGGCGCAGCCTGGAAGAAGACCTCGAATGAAGGCCGCGACTATCTCTCGGTCAAGCTCGATGACCCGAGCTTCCCGGCCCCGATCTACGCCACGCTGATCGAGGTCGAAGGCGAGGAAGGCCTCTCCCTCATCTGGTCCCGGTCGAACCGGGACTAA
- a CDS encoding DUF736 domain-containing protein, whose protein sequence is MATIGTFQQSGNDFSGEIVTLSLQTKNVRIVSDTRSSGENAPSHRVFVGRIEIGAAWSKQSNEGRNYLGLKLDDPSFTAPLYANLVEDEDGKAFSLIWSRPNRRSGD, encoded by the coding sequence ATGGCTACCATCGGAACCTTCCAACAATCGGGCAACGACTTCAGCGGCGAGATCGTCACTCTTTCCCTCCAGACCAAAAACGTCCGCATCGTTTCCGATACGCGCTCCAGCGGCGAAAACGCTCCCAGCCACCGCGTCTTCGTCGGCCGGATCGAAATCGGAGCCGCCTGGTCCAAGCAGTCCAACGAGGGCCGCAACTACCTCGGTCTCAAACTCGACGACCCGAGCTTCACGGCTCCGCTCTACGCAAATCTGGTCGAAGACGAAGATGGCAAGGCCTTCAGCCTCATCTGGTCGCGGCCGAACCGCCGGTCCGGCGACTAA
- a CDS encoding IS110 family RNA-guided transposase, with protein sequence MSQDGVYAAGTPQRELGAIFTSIELSKKTWLLTSMSPGAGEKMSRHIIAGGDITGLFAQLTMLRRRAYDRTGSDYPFVIIQEAGLDGFWVHRALTAEGYESHVVDAASIATSRRKRRVKTDRLDGESLIRALLAFKRGEPRVCSMLRVPTPDEEDRRRIVRERKVLMEERIRHSNRIKGLLFSQGITGYDPLRRDRREQLETLRTGDGRALPLHMKRQVLREMTRMDLLIDQIKEVEAERDDMLAEERQSAREVVLLSKVVGIGPEFAAVLWGEGLFRRFDNRRQVAAYAGLAPTPWQSGSIDREQGIGKSGNPRLRSTLLEMAWLWLRHQPASTLSRWFNERVAQNGGRFKKVMITALARKLVVALWKYASAGVVIEGAVVRP encoded by the coding sequence ATGTCGCAGGATGGTGTTTATGCAGCAGGAACTCCCCAAAGAGAGCTCGGGGCGATTTTCACCTCGATCGAATTGAGCAAAAAGACGTGGCTACTGACCTCGATGTCACCCGGCGCCGGTGAGAAGATGTCTCGTCACATTATTGCCGGTGGCGATATCACCGGCCTTTTTGCCCAACTCACTATGTTGCGGCGAAGGGCGTACGACCGAACCGGCTCCGATTATCCGTTCGTCATTATACAGGAGGCCGGCCTCGATGGATTCTGGGTCCACCGCGCGCTGACGGCAGAGGGCTACGAGAGCCATGTCGTTGACGCGGCCTCCATTGCAACATCACGACGCAAGCGGCGGGTGAAGACCGATAGATTAGACGGCGAGAGTTTGATCCGAGCGTTGCTCGCCTTCAAGCGGGGAGAGCCGCGGGTCTGCTCGATGTTGCGCGTGCCGACCCCGGATGAAGAAGATCGCCGTCGCATCGTCCGGGAGCGGAAAGTTCTGATGGAAGAGCGTATTCGACACAGCAACCGTATCAAGGGTCTGCTCTTCTCGCAGGGGATCACTGGCTACGATCCCCTGCGACGTGATCGCCGCGAACAGTTGGAGACGCTTCGTACGGGCGATGGGCGAGCTTTGCCGCTACACATGAAACGGCAGGTCTTGCGCGAGATGACCCGCATGGACCTGCTGATCGACCAGATCAAGGAGGTTGAGGCAGAACGTGACGACATGCTTGCGGAGGAACGGCAGTCGGCTCGCGAAGTGGTATTGCTGTCGAAGGTCGTGGGTATCGGGCCAGAGTTTGCTGCAGTCCTTTGGGGTGAGGGCTTGTTTCGACGGTTCGACAATCGGCGGCAAGTCGCCGCCTACGCGGGGCTTGCGCCAACGCCTTGGCAGAGCGGATCGATTGACCGGGAGCAGGGCATTGGCAAGTCCGGGAACCCTCGGCTTAGATCGACCCTGTTGGAGATGGCCTGGCTTTGGTTGAGGCATCAGCCCGCCTCAACGCTCAGCCGTTGGTTCAATGAACGAGTCGCGCAAAATGGCGGCCGCTTCAAGAAGGTGATGATCACGGCACTGGCGCGCAAGCTGGTTGTGGCGTTGTGGAAATATGCCAGCGCGGGCGTCGTGATCGAGGGCGCGGTGGTCAGACCGTGA
- a CDS encoding alpha/beta hydrolase family protein gives MNHLINLAKHIPTPEAALTVAYTPIRLSMPGRQALELRLTAPANGDKLPIVLLSHGYGPSNYIPSKDGYAPLAQFWAERGFVVIQPTHASSRVSGLPSDAPGAPFFWRERVEEMKAILDRLTEIEQQAPAVAGRIDHSRIGAVGHSLGGHTVGLLLGAQLDGEDLSDPRISAGVLLTTPGRGGKDMTEENAARFPFFDVDFSTLTTRTLVVCGDMDNPHFTARGPEWHADAFHDGPGAKAMLMMHGVGHGLGGIAALDAKETETEAPDALEATRRLTLAWLQTALGADVSAWPRACLALEHEAAPLATVTDKQL, from the coding sequence ATGAACCATCTGATCAATCTCGCGAAGCACATTCCAACACCTGAAGCCGCTCTCACCGTAGCCTACACGCCGATCCGTCTTTCGATGCCGGGCCGCCAGGCGCTGGAACTGCGTCTGACCGCTCCCGCAAACGGCGACAAGCTGCCGATCGTGCTGCTGTCGCATGGCTACGGCCCATCCAACTACATCCCGTCAAAGGACGGTTACGCTCCGCTTGCCCAGTTCTGGGCGGAGAGAGGATTCGTGGTGATCCAGCCGACGCATGCGAGTTCACGGGTCAGCGGTCTGCCGTCGGACGCACCGGGCGCGCCGTTCTTCTGGCGCGAGCGCGTCGAGGAAATGAAGGCGATCCTCGACCGCTTGACTGAGATCGAGCAGCAGGCGCCAGCCGTCGCCGGCCGGATAGATCATTCTCGCATCGGCGCGGTCGGGCATTCACTTGGCGGCCACACGGTTGGACTCCTGCTCGGCGCGCAGCTGGACGGCGAGGATCTCTCTGACCCGCGTATCTCGGCAGGCGTTCTCTTGACGACGCCGGGACGCGGCGGCAAGGATATGACCGAGGAGAACGCCGCACGGTTTCCGTTCTTCGACGTCGACTTCTCGACGCTGACGACACGCACTCTGGTCGTTTGCGGTGATATGGACAACCCACATTTTACAGCACGTGGCCCAGAATGGCATGCGGATGCTTTCCACGATGGGCCGGGCGCTAAGGCAATGCTGATGATGCACGGCGTGGGACATGGCCTTGGCGGTATCGCCGCGCTGGACGCCAAGGAAACGGAAACAGAAGCACCGGATGCGCTGGAAGCAACACGGCGCCTCACGCTCGCCTGGCTTCAGACCGCGCTCGGTGCGGACGTGAGCGCCTGGCCCCGAGCGTGCCTCGCGTTAGAGCATGAGGCCGCACCGCTTGCGACGGTCACCGACAAGCAGTTGTAG
- a CDS encoding SDR family oxidoreductase — translation MPKILITGCSSGFGLAIAQKFSNAGWDVVATMRTPRNDLLPSNDRLGILPLDVTSADSIANAVEAAGAIDALVNNAGVGMLNVLEGSEMSKIRELFETNVFGAMAMTKAFLPQMRVRRSGVIVNVSSAVTIRPLPALSVYSASKAALNAFTESLALEAALFGIRAKLVLPGSAPTTGFGKNAVSRMGMEIPEPYTAFVDDYMTKLRSGTEVTTADAVAEAVWRSVTEIDAPMKIPAGADAETSYREAGHLLA, via the coding sequence ATGCCAAAGATTCTTATCACCGGTTGCTCGTCCGGTTTCGGCCTCGCCATCGCACAGAAATTCTCGAACGCGGGGTGGGATGTCGTCGCAACCATGCGCACGCCGCGAAACGACCTTCTTCCTTCGAACGACAGGCTCGGAATCCTGCCACTGGATGTGACGAGCGCCGACAGCATCGCAAACGCGGTCGAAGCCGCCGGCGCGATCGACGCTCTGGTCAACAATGCCGGCGTCGGTATGCTCAATGTGCTTGAGGGCTCGGAGATGTCGAAGATCCGCGAACTGTTCGAGACAAACGTCTTCGGCGCGATGGCGATGACCAAAGCCTTTCTCCCGCAGATGCGGGTCCGTCGCTCAGGCGTCATTGTCAACGTCAGCTCTGCCGTCACAATAAGGCCGTTGCCCGCGCTCTCGGTTTACAGCGCCAGCAAGGCGGCCCTCAACGCCTTTACGGAGAGCCTCGCGCTCGAAGCGGCTCTGTTCGGCATCCGCGCCAAACTTGTTCTGCCTGGCTCGGCGCCGACGACCGGCTTCGGCAAGAATGCTGTCTCGCGCATGGGCATGGAAATTCCGGAGCCATATACCGCCTTCGTCGATGACTACATGACGAAGCTGCGTTCGGGCACAGAGGTCACGACAGCGGATGCGGTTGCAGAGGCCGTCTGGCGGTCTGTGACAGAGATCGACGCGCCGATGAAGATCCCCGCCGGCGCCGACGCGGAAACCTCGTACCGCGAAGCGGGTCATCTGCTCGCCTGA
- a CDS encoding AraC family transcriptional regulator, which produces MTDPVAEVVSLLKPSPSISKLVTGGGRWLVERTELGSPFYCAVVEGRCLMTIAGREPMVLTAGDFVLVPKIFSFTMSSMEPPRRGALAQRLETSPGVFRLGDPEAPAEIKALVGHCAFGSDDKALLVSLLPEVIHVHGEERLMALARMINEETRADRAAREMVLHRLLEVLFIDAIRSAASAKAPPGLLRGMADPLLAPTLRRIHADPGRSMTVETLAQKAAMSRSTFFDRFRKEVGVAPMEYATGWRMALAKEYLREDVAMADIAQRVGYGSTSAFSVAFNRHVGMPPGAFSRARAAA; this is translated from the coding sequence ATGACCGATCCGGTTGCCGAAGTTGTTTCCTTGTTGAAGCCGAGCCCGTCGATCTCAAAGCTGGTGACGGGCGGCGGTCGGTGGCTGGTTGAGCGCACGGAGCTTGGAAGCCCCTTCTACTGCGCCGTGGTTGAGGGCCGTTGCCTGATGACGATTGCCGGGCGTGAGCCGATGGTTCTGACCGCTGGCGACTTCGTCCTGGTCCCAAAGATCTTCTCGTTCACGATGAGCAGCATGGAGCCGCCGCGACGAGGCGCGCTTGCCCAACGTCTGGAAACCAGCCCCGGTGTCTTCCGGCTGGGCGATCCGGAAGCGCCGGCAGAGATCAAGGCACTAGTCGGGCATTGTGCGTTCGGCTCGGATGACAAGGCTCTTCTCGTATCGCTGTTGCCGGAGGTCATTCATGTCCATGGCGAAGAGAGACTGATGGCTCTGGCCCGCATGATTAACGAGGAGACGAGGGCTGATCGTGCCGCGCGTGAGATGGTTCTTCACCGGCTGCTCGAAGTGTTGTTCATCGATGCAATACGATCGGCCGCAAGTGCCAAGGCCCCGCCAGGCCTTCTGCGTGGCATGGCCGATCCGCTTCTGGCACCAACCTTGCGCCGTATCCATGCAGATCCGGGTCGCAGCATGACTGTGGAAACGCTTGCCCAGAAGGCTGCGATGTCTCGTTCGACGTTCTTCGATCGTTTCCGCAAGGAAGTTGGTGTTGCGCCGATGGAATACGCGACGGGATGGCGCATGGCACTGGCAAAAGAGTATCTCCGCGAGGACGTTGCCATGGCCGACATCGCCCAGCGCGTCGGTTATGGTTCGACCAGCGCCTTCAGCGTTGCCTTCAATCGGCATGTGGGAATGCCGCCAGGAGCCTTTTCGCGAGCGAGGGCTGCAGCATGA
- a CDS encoding DUF7007 domain-containing protein, with protein sequence MAEIHDDMAAEKAAHETELRTLDRPTIQAGASTPWGVAQGSRLFADGIILHSTASHGGFHLADVSNAVVHPLYRNDSKFYEEDCEWAKVAHAFPQLFTAYERRLADRTLRDYFPDAYERVTGAILNGSQSHMRDRQEFESRHRDDWVVIAALNSDHQPGFVECIATLGGIRGETGERRFLVPRSDYVIGRHGFVIHPLKHQPYDGPSSFVTWAARQ encoded by the coding sequence ATGGCTGAGATCCATGATGACATGGCTGCGGAAAAAGCGGCCCATGAGACTGAACTACGGACATTGGATCGGCCGACGATACAAGCAGGAGCATCGACGCCTTGGGGCGTGGCACAGGGCTCGCGGCTATTCGCCGACGGGATCATTCTGCATTCGACTGCCAGTCACGGCGGTTTCCATCTCGCCGATGTTTCCAATGCTGTAGTCCATCCCCTCTATCGTAATGACAGCAAATTTTACGAAGAGGATTGTGAATGGGCGAAGGTCGCCCATGCTTTCCCCCAACTGTTCACCGCCTATGAGCGACGTCTGGCCGATCGCACACTTCGCGACTATTTCCCTGATGCCTACGAGCGCGTCACGGGCGCAATACTGAACGGCAGTCAGTCTCACATGCGGGACAGGCAGGAATTCGAGAGCCGCCATCGCGATGACTGGGTCGTCATCGCGGCCCTCAATTCCGATCATCAGCCGGGTTTCGTCGAGTGCATCGCGACGCTAGGTGGGATCCGAGGCGAGACCGGCGAACGACGGTTCCTGGTTCCACGCTCCGACTACGTGATCGGCCGACATGGCTTCGTCATCCATCCACTGAAGCACCAGCCATATGACGGTCCGTCCAGCTTCGTGACCTGGGCGGCAAGGCAATGA
- a CDS encoding ParB/RepB/Spo0J family partition protein, which yields MQLITADPRSLKDNPDRSRQSKSSPQSDALLCASIRAIGVVQPPIVKLDPEGGNSYVIVFGHRRAAQAIAADLVEIPLLLADPSDDLGAMQSFAENIAREPLNPVDQWRAIERLVALGWTEESIAMALALPSRQIRKLRLLANILPAMLDQMARGDMPNEQQLRTIAAAGQDEQAEVWKKYKPKKQDPQVSWWEVARALTRTRMLAKHASFGDDLTLAYGIVWVEDLFAPADEDSRYTTDVEAFLGAQQEWLANNLPKRGSAIEANEYGQAKLPAKAQQVYGKPGKGDLTGWYINARDGSVQSVAYRMPEAKKPKLIKDADGVETVVDEVEVTKARPDVTQKGVDMIGDLRTDSLHEALARAPIEDDTLMALLILAFTGTNVTVASGASDNPYGHAKCGPHAARLMGEDGKLSFDRETLVQAARSVLIEVLSLRRNRSDSGLIARIAGDAISADQFLPNMATEDFLSCLSRTALEATAETAGVPGRIKVKDTRTALVEHFAEGKLVHPAALLAPSTEEVRLWVGRYASDDSGLADADDVPDTLEDQLSGGEIVDHSAAEEEADEGFRGAAE from the coding sequence ATGCAGTTGATTACAGCCGATCCGCGCAGCCTGAAGGACAATCCTGACCGGTCCCGTCAGTCGAAATCCTCACCCCAGTCGGATGCGCTACTGTGCGCATCGATCCGGGCCATCGGCGTCGTGCAGCCACCGATCGTCAAACTCGATCCGGAGGGCGGCAACAGCTACGTTATCGTCTTTGGTCACCGCCGCGCTGCACAGGCGATCGCTGCGGATCTCGTGGAAATCCCGCTGCTCCTGGCCGATCCATCCGACGATCTTGGTGCCATGCAGTCCTTTGCGGAAAACATCGCCCGCGAACCGCTAAACCCTGTCGACCAGTGGCGCGCTATCGAAAGGCTGGTTGCCCTGGGATGGACCGAAGAGTCGATCGCCATGGCGCTGGCGCTTCCGAGCCGGCAGATCCGCAAGCTGCGGCTTCTGGCCAACATCCTGCCCGCCATGCTCGACCAGATGGCGCGAGGCGACATGCCGAACGAGCAGCAGTTGCGCACGATCGCCGCCGCCGGCCAGGACGAGCAGGCCGAGGTCTGGAAGAAGTACAAGCCGAAGAAGCAGGATCCGCAGGTGTCGTGGTGGGAGGTGGCTCGCGCACTGACCAGAACCCGGATGCTCGCCAAGCACGCAAGCTTCGGCGACGATCTGACTTTGGCCTATGGTATCGTCTGGGTCGAGGACCTGTTTGCACCCGCTGACGAGGACAGCCGCTATACCACCGACGTCGAGGCGTTTCTCGGGGCGCAGCAGGAGTGGTTGGCCAACAATCTGCCCAAGCGCGGATCGGCCATCGAGGCCAACGAATATGGCCAGGCCAAGCTCCCGGCCAAGGCGCAACAGGTCTATGGCAAGCCCGGCAAGGGTGACCTGACCGGCTGGTATATCAACGCGCGCGACGGCTCGGTTCAGTCGGTTGCCTATCGCATGCCGGAGGCGAAGAAGCCCAAGCTGATCAAGGATGCCGATGGTGTCGAAACCGTCGTTGACGAGGTCGAGGTAACCAAGGCGCGGCCGGACGTGACCCAGAAGGGTGTCGACATGATCGGCGATCTACGAACCGATTCCCTGCACGAGGCGCTCGCCCGTGCGCCGATCGAGGACGATACGCTGATGGCTCTGCTCATTCTGGCCTTCACCGGCACGAATGTCACGGTTGCCAGTGGCGCATCGGACAATCCTTATGGTCACGCCAAATGCGGGCCGCATGCTGCCCGACTGATGGGCGAAGACGGCAAGCTGTCCTTCGATCGCGAGACGCTGGTTCAAGCTGCGCGCTCGGTTCTGATCGAAGTCCTGTCTCTGCGGCGCAACCGCTCCGATAGCGGACTGATCGCCCGTATTGCCGGGGATGCGATCAGCGCCGATCAATTCCTGCCCAATATGGCGACCGAAGATTTCCTCTCATGCCTGTCGCGCACTGCGTTGGAAGCCACAGCGGAAACAGCAGGGGTCCCCGGCCGGATCAAGGTGAAGGACACCCGTACGGCTTTGGTAGAGCATTTTGCCGAGGGAAAGCTGGTGCATCCAGCAGCGCTGCTGGCCCCATCCACTGAGGAGGTGCGGTTGTGGGTAGGTCGCTACGCCAGCGATGACAGCGGATTGGCGGATGCCGACGACGTTCCCGATACGCTCGAAGATCAGCTTTCCGGTGGTGAGATTGTGGACCATTCTGCCGCCGAGGAAGAGGCGGACGAAGGTTTCCGCGGGGCTGCCGAATAG